A DNA window from Setaria viridis chromosome 2, Setaria_viridis_v4.0, whole genome shotgun sequence contains the following coding sequences:
- the LOC117844418 gene encoding F-box/LRR-repeat protein At3g26922, whose product MPELDRFEVSSGAEVPESSEIEQPVETTVSSRIMAPDQSDDVGGGVDRISGLPDDILRCILVGLPSTADAARTSVLSRRWRHVWAHLPELALRYGNRVDRLRAHELIDAAMGAYSAPTVRRLEIATPFGSRDVTAERASSWLRFASRRLAGRLKLSLPHPDLAPDKEAEILLPVCERVTAIDMEYVGRALRFQPLPAGGSAFAALATLRITDARVDGRELEHVLSSRCPRLKEVVLEWVSFSLRDGDDDAAAVLSIRSGSLQRLQMASGRELGGVLRVDTPELRVLTLRRISCNDAYIAAPKLSELYWFPLFYVPSRHRFAEAGRHLRRTEVTTGSPSMALMNRFNIVDELKVTLSVPQGARQYEKLLEDTNRLSKCEVLVLKFEAVKHDLKPIMVHLLQQCAGIRELVVEFPFKMARAYLNNNSISIRCPLDYLICCSTTASRKDMKQCHTNTVHQTRACLYTSIG is encoded by the exons ATGCCAGAATTAGATCGGTTCGAAGTATCATCTGGTGCTGAAGTTCCAGAGTCGTCGGAGATCGAGCAGCCAGTTGAAACGACCGTGAGCAGCAGAATCATGGCCCCGGACCAGAGcgacgacgtcggcggcggggtggatcgCATCAGCGGCCTCCCCGACGACATCCTCCGCTGCATCCTCGTCGGGCTCCCGtccaccgccgacgccgcgcgcaccagcgtcctctcccgccgctggcgccacGTCTGGGCCCACCTGCCCGAGCTCGCCCTCCGCTACGGCAACCGCGTGGACCGGCTCCGCGCGCACGAGCTCATCGACGCCGCCATGGGCGCGTACTCCGCGCCGACCGTCCGCCGCCTGGAGATCGCGACGCCCTTCGGCTCGCGCGACGTCACCGCGGAGCGCGCCTCGTCGTGGCTGCGGTTCGCCTCGCGGCGCCTTGCGGGTCGGCTCAAGCTCTCGCTGCCCCACCCCGACCTAGCGCCGGACAAGGAGGCGGAGATCCTGCTCCCCGTCTGCGAGCGGGTCACGGCGATCGACATGGAGTACGTGGGCCGCGCCCTGCGGTTCCAgccgctccccgccggcggctcGGCGTTCGCGGCGCTGGCCACACTGAGGATCACGGACGCCCGCGTGGACGGCCGCGAGCTGGAACACGTCCTGTCCTCACGCTGCCCACGCTTGAAGGAGGTCGTCCTGGAGTGGGTCAGCTTCAGCCTGCGGGACGGAGACGACGATGCGGCTGCTGTCCTCTCCATCCGCTCCGGCTCGCTGCAGCGGCTCCAGATGGCCAGCGGCCGCGAACTCGGCGGCGTGCTCCGGGTTGACACGCCAGAGCTCCGGGTGTTGACACTACGGCGCATCTCCTGCAACGACGCTTACATCGCTGCCCCAAAGCTTTCGGAGCTGTACTGGTTCCCGCTGTTCTACGTTCCGAGCCGTCACCGTTTTGCGGAGGCCGGACGCCATCTACGGCGGACGGAGGTCACCACGGGCTCTCCATCCATGGCGCTGATGAACCGGTTCAACATCGTCGACGAACTAAAAGTGACTCTCTCCGTACCACAG GGCGCACGCCAGTACGAGAAGCTCCTGGAGGACACGAATAGACTTTCCAAGTGTGAGGTTTTGGTGCTGAAATTTGAGGCGGTAAAGCATGACTTGAAGCCAATAATGGTGCATCTTCTCCAGCAATGTGCTGGCATAAGAGAGCTTGTGGTGGAATTCCCTTTCAAGATGGCACGTGCATATCTAAACAACAATTCAATTTCTATTAGATGTCCATTGGATTACTTAATTTGTTGTTCTACAACGGCAAGTCGGAAAGACATGAAACAATGCCACACAAATACCGTTCATCAAACAAGAGCATGCTTGTATACATCTATTGGTTAA